GGAGAAAGAGTGTGTGGCGTTGTATTAACAGTTCACTTATGCGCTGTTTCAGCATAGTATTATCTGTACCTGCATAACGTAGTACAGAGGTATCTGACCATGCACGCTATCGCTATCCGTGAACTGCGGAATAATCCCGCCAGCCTAACGCACTCACTCGAACAAAATGAATATGTTTTCATCACCAAACACGGCAAACCCATTGGCGTTGCTGTGCCATTGACCGATGAAAACTTACAGATAGGCTTGACCAAAGCCACCGCGCTGCAAGCATGGCGTAACGGTGACATATCCTTGGGAAAAATGGCGGAACTGCTGCAAATGGATAAACGCGAGTTACGGCATGTTTTGGCACGCATGGGGCTTCCCATGATTGATTATCCTGCGGATGAAGTCACCGCAGAAATCGACTTTTTGCTAAAAGCTTAACCCGTATGCCAGCTTTAATTGTTGCGGATAGCTCGCCGTTAATCACGCTGTTGAATATCGGGCGTATTGAATTACTGACGAAATTATTCACCCATATTGTTGTCCCGCCGATAGTGGCACAAGAAGTAGAACGTGGTGAAATGCCGGATTCCATTTGGTTTAGTTTGCAACAAGCAGGCTTTATTCGCACCACGGCGTTACAAACAGATCAACGGCTGGCAGTATTGTT
The DNA window shown above is from Candidatus Thiothrix sulfatifontis and carries:
- a CDS encoding UPF0175 family protein, translated to MHAIAIRELRNNPASLTHSLEQNEYVFITKHGKPIGVAVPLTDENLQIGLTKATALQAWRNGDISLGKMAELLQMDKRELRHVLARMGLPMIDYPADEVTAEIDFLLKA